The following is a genomic window from Dehalococcoidia bacterium.
ACGCATCAAAGTGTTGGAGCGATGGCTGTAGCGCATCTTGGGCTGCCGACGGCCAAAGCTAGCCCACAGCCAACTCTGGCTGGGTTGCCGATAGAAGCTGGCTTCATCCTGAAGAAGCAGAACAATATCACCCGGATTCAACCGAGCTTCCTTCATGGCCTGCTCCAGAGCCCCTTTTTTTCTGCGTACTGGAGGTCTGGACTGTGAACAACAGGTTGGCCCCGCTTGTAACCATATCCCATCCGTGCCAGAGCTTTGCGTATTCCTGATGCCCCCATGCCATGGAAGCTGGGAACCTCTTGGCCCAGCAGGGCCAATGTCCAGCGTGTCCTGGGGATGCCAAATTGCCTGGGAGACTGTCTGAGACAACCTTCCACCTCCTCTCTGACCACCTTGGACGATCTCCCGCGCCCTGCCTTTATGGTGAAGACAGACGCTCCATTGACCAAGTAATTCTGAATCCACCGTCCTATACTTCTCCGTTCTACTCCCAGATGTTGGGCT
Proteins encoded in this region:
- a CDS encoding helix-turn-helix domain-containing protein, coding for MRNISLTPEQEQELKYLSRHSPVAHIRIKALAVYNVGQGIPRYQVAQHLGVERRSIGRWIQNYLVNGASVFTIKAGRGRSSKVVREEVEGCLRQSPRQFGIPRTRWTLALLGQEVPSFHGMGASGIRKALARMGYGYKRGQPVVHSPDLQYAEKKGLWSRP